One Benincasa hispida cultivar B227 chromosome 5, ASM972705v1, whole genome shotgun sequence genomic window carries:
- the LOC120078077 gene encoding F-box/kelch-repeat protein At1g22040, with the protein MGAKLSLNIFGARVGGPDDFVPVETCKKQKLMSNYWEENQRLISSLPDEISIQILARVPRIHYLRLKLVSRAWKHAITSNQLFHLRQELGTAEEWLYILTKVKDGKLVWYAMDPQARRWQKLPPMPTVSMEDESKKGLTGQRIWNMAGSSMRIADAIMAWLGRKDALDQMPFCGCAVGAIDGCLYVLGGFSSASAMRCVWRYDPVANTWNEAHPMSIGRAYCKTTVLNNKLYVVGGVTRGNGGLSPLQSAEVYDPNSGVWSEMPSMPFAKAQVLPTAFLADLLKPIATGLTSYQGKLFVPQSLYCWPFFVDVGGEVYDPDVNTWVEMPMGMGEGWPARQAGTKLSVTVNGELYALDPSSSLDNAKVKVYDSQSDAWKVVAEDIPIHDFSDSESPYLLAGLTQKLHVITKDANNNITVMQAGVRNHHLASFQSASASSSSSSSSSSQDICFRELHELEEESENFTKVIATRTVGSAELVSCQTLVI; encoded by the coding sequence ATGGGAGCTAAGTTGAGCCTAAACATTTTTGGGGCTAGAGTTGGTGGTCCCGATGACTTTGTTCCCGTTGAAACTTGCAAAAAGCAAAAATTGATGTCAAACTATTGGGAGGAAAACCAGAGACTGATTTCCAGCCTTCCTGATGAAATTTCTATCCAGATTCTAGCTAGAGTTCCCAGGATACATTACTTGAGACTCAAGTTGGTCTCTCGAGCATGGAAACATGCTATTACAAGCAATCAGCTCTTCCATCTCCGACAGGAACTTGGAACGGCTGAGGAATGGCTGTACATACTGACAAAGGTTAAGGATGGAAAACTTGTGTGGTATGCTATGGATCCGCAGGCTAGACGATGGCAGAAGTTGCCCCCAATGCCTACTGTTTCTATGGAAGATGAATCTAAGAAGGGTTTAACCGGGCAGCGGATATGGAATATGGCAGGTTCTAGTATGAGAATAGCAGATGCTATAATGGCTTGGCTTGGGAGGAAGGATGCATTAGATCAAATGCCATTCTGTGGTTGTGCTGTTGGTGCGATCGATGGGTGTCTGTATGTGTTAGGCGGATTCTCCAGTGCTTCAGCAATGAGGTGTGTCTGGCGATACGATCCTGTTGCAAATACATGGAACGAAGCGCACCCTATGTCAATTGGTAGAGCATATTGTAAAACTACGGTTTTAAACAACAAGCTTTATGTAGTTGGAGGGGTTACGAGAGGCAATGGTGGTTTGTCACCCCTACAATCTGCTGAAGTATATGATCCAAATTCTGGTGTGTGGTCTGAGATGCCGAGCATGCCCTTTGCTAAAGCTCAAGTATTGCCTACTGCATTTCTCGCTGATCTACTTAAGCCAATTGCAACAGGACTAACATCATATCAGGGCAAGTTGTTTGTGCCTCAAAGTCTATACTGCTGGCCCTTTTTCGTCGACGTTGGAGGTGAAGTATATGACCCAGATGTGAATACCTGGGTTGAAATGCCCATGGGGATGGGTGAGGGATGGCCCGCGAGGCAAGCTGGAACGAAATTGAGCGTCACGGTCAATGGGGAACTGTACGCATTGGATCCTTCTAGTTCTCTTGACAATGCCAAGGTCAAGGTATATGATTCCCAATCTGATGCCTGGAAAGTTGTGGCAGAAGACATTCCCATTCATGATTTTTCTGATTCAGAATCTCCTTATTTACTTGCTGGCTTAACCCAGAAACTGCATGTTATCACCAAAGATGCAAATAACAACATAACTGTTATGCAAGCTGGTGTGAGAAATCACCATCTGGCTTCCTTCCAATCTGCATCTGCATCGTCATCGTCGTCGTCATCGTCATCTTCACAAGATATCTGTTTCCGGGAATTGCATGAATTAGAAGAAGAATCTGAAAACTTTACAAAGGTGATAGCCACTAGAACAGTTGGGTCAGCCGAACTGGTCAGTTGCCAGACTCTTGTTATATAG